The DNA sequence ccccgggctaaaaaatttgaaataaataaattatacttattattttttctcaGCCGGGGACTAGTCTCGCCTTGGTTCCGCCCCTGATTGGTATGTGAGATGGTGTTCATTTTAAGTAATAGGGGTGTTTGATATGTTTAAAAGCCCGGCGGCTTGAagttttataagttaaaagcatttatttataaatgaattaaaaattacaacGGATACactaatattttagttaaaatgcggatttataaattttaattcaatttatttttatgaattgtccagtgttgtaaaaagcgggaatcggacttaatcggtgaagtcacggaacaagaattaatcgggaattaattggattgatcgaagattgatcggagattaatcggattgatcggtgattaatcgaagATTTAATCAGTTTGACGAGTTACGAAATAGAGATTAATCggtaatcgtgattaatcagcgatttttagaacagacGAATCGTCTGTGTAATTCTGATACATACAGATGGGCATGGGTTGGGAGATTGAAACAATGGAGAAATCACATGCATCCTGCCAACTTGGATTATACGTTGTTTTAGGTCTCTCTCCGGATCACAAGCTTGCACTGACAACATTATAATCATTTATGATTGCACGTGATGCTTATCCTTTTTATTTTATCGATTTTTTTAGTATATATCCATGGGCTAAGCAAAAATTATGCCGATAGACTCattttgattttcattttttttttttttttgaaagttttgattttcatttttattgacTCACATTTTTTAATAACGATTCATATACAACAATCAcgttaattaaaatatttcaaacatATACTCTTTTTGTTCCAAAAAAATGTCGTTTTGAccttttatacatattttgagGTGTGAAAAAATCATACCTATAAAGGTAAATAAATACTTCTAAAAAATCATACTTCTAAATAAATACTTGTCAGGATTAAAATTCGTACTCAAGAGTGTCCtgtgtttaattaattcacaaGTGGGCAAGTTTTCCAGAATCTGAAGCAAGAAACTAACATCACATGCACTCGCACAGACTCACACACAAGTTCATCAGAAGCATATAATCCACCCAGCTTGATCAAAGATTTCAACTCTAAGGCCAAGCTTTCCCATTTGGGTCCTCTAAATTTAATCTAGAGCTCCATTCTTTTTCACCAAATCATTCAAAACAGCTCAATATTATTCTACTAATCCAATGTTGAGAACTGAGCCTTCTTTCTGCATATACAATTCTGAAGATGGGATTGGAGATGACAAAGATGGAGAAAGCAGAGTCAGAAATGATGGATTAGAGAGGTGTGTGACAATTGGTGATAAAATAGGAAGTGGGGATTTTAGTTTTGGTAAGAATGGTATGGGATTGATtgaggaagatgatgatgacaaggaacaagatgaagagaatgaAGGGCTTTTTTATGGACTTGAGAAAATGAAAattgaagagattgagaggCCAGTGAGTCCTCCTATGTATCTGGCAACAGGGTTTGGGATGGATGGTAATGGTGtgggaggtggtggtggttttgGTGTGGATTTCAACACTTCTTGTTTTGATCAAGTTGAGGATGTTGAGGAGTTTTACAAGAGCTTGGTTAGTGAGGATCCTTCTAATCCTTTGTTTTTGAGGAACTATGCTCAGCTTTTGCAGGTTGGTTGTAATCTCCTGATTTTGCATTTTTAGAAGATAGGATGTTTAATTCATAAGGTTTCTTTTGTTAGTAATCGTAATGGCATCGATGATATATTTACATATCTTGAGTTATAGATGCAATTTCATGATTTCCTTGATTGGTGGTATGCTAGGGTTTTTTGCTCATTAAGAACTTGTAGTAATATATGGTATCCGTTTTAAGGAGCTAATATACTGTGGTGATAGATTTTATAATCTCGAGCATAAGTAATGTTATCTTATTGTTTAaacgaataaaaatttagaagttATGGATAAATTAACATGCTGTCTAAGCACAGATGACACTGGTTGCAGTAGTTAAATTGTTGAAACATTGTATTCCCTTTGTTGAGCTGCCTAAGTTCGGAACTGCACTGGCCAGAACAATTAGGAAACTGCTGGGAATTGAGAGATACATGATGTACAACAGTTTCTGTTCCTCTATTGTTCCTTCATGAGCCTGTTGGCAAGTGATTGTGTGCGTTTAACTTACTTCTGTTTTAGTTTAATGATGAAGTTGTGAGGGATTGTCCTTCAATTAATGGTCTGCTTCATTTGTTCTTACAGTCCAAGGGAGATCTTGTTGGAGCAGAAGATCTATACTTCCAGGCTACATTAGCAGATCCTAACGACAGTGAGATAATGTTGCTTTATGCTAAATTGGTGTGGGAGCTTCACCATGACAAAGATAGGGCATTAAGTTACTTTGAACGTGCAGCTTGTGCTGCTCCTGAGGATAGGTGAGTAGTCCTTTGGTAATGCAAAAGTTCAATACTTCAATGTTGTATCTTGCGCTGGATAACTAAGCGGGACTCAGATCAATAAATGATTTTATCTCTCACTGAGTGAACTGTGGCTAAAATACCTGTCTATCTTTTCCGTattgttgtttatataataagaAATTTTGCATTGCCATTTTTTGTTAGATAATCTTTTGAGAGCATGTTGTTTTTGCCTGTTTATATAATAAGAAATTTTGCATTGCCATTTTTTGTTAGATAATCTTTTGAGAGCATGTTGTTTTTGCCAAGTTTATGGTTCGTGCATGTATTTGGCTTTTAGATAAACCTCATTTGACAATTCTAATGAAATTGactatatacataaaaatatgcCAATATGAACTTCAACGGAAATTTACACTTTTTGGTCCCATCCCCTGCTAGCGGTCTAATTTTCCCTGTTGATGtgatttcttttcttctttttccagTCATGTTCTTGCAGCATATGCTAGTTTCTTGTGGGAAGTAGACGATCATAAAGATTTTGCATCAACCAATGTCATTCAGGTTAtctcttgattttgttttcagatGATAATGCATTGTATGCTATCCCTATTAACTTTCTGAATTACTTTTCAGTTAGAAGACAACATTCCGGCTGACATCCCAAAATCAGTCAACCAAGAAAAACCAGTTAGCACCGATCATATAGATATACCTACCGACGAAGGTGCCGATATAGAGGACTATTACAAGAAGATGGTTGAGGCTAACTCTTCCAATCCTTTGTTTCTGAAAAATTATGCACAGTTCCTGTATCAGGTGAAATATAAACGTCCTTTTGGCTATTCCTATTGGCAGTTAGTAACCGATCAACTCATATGTCTATTGCCAGCTGCTATTCAATGTTATGGAACGAATTTGTAGAACCTGTTTCTCTCTTACATAAAGTGTGCTTAGATTTATAACCCAAGTTAAGCCAAACTGAAAAGGCATGCTCTATTTGTATTATGAATTAGTACAATGTCATGTTCAAGAAAGCAGTATAGACTACTTCTGTTTTATGAATAGCATGACTTGCCAAGTACCAAAAATAGGCTTAACTAATGATTGTTTTTGCTCAGTCCAAGGGGGACCTTAAAGGAGCCGAGAATTACTACTCACGTGCAATACTAGCTTCCCCTCGAGATGGAGAAATCATTTCGCAGTATGCTAATTTGTTGTGGGAACTCTATCATGATCATGATAAAGCTTTGTGTTACTATGAGCGTGCAGTTGAAGCTGCTCCGGAAGATAGGTACAAAGAGGCTAATTATTCTATTAACTCTAGTGTTTTTACATTTTCCTCATTCTTAAGATAAGACAAACTGGGGCCCTGTTTTCAGCCATATTCTGGCAGCATATGCTAGGTTTCTCTGGGAAACTGATGATGGAGACGAAGATAGCACAGAGTGACATTCAGATGCCAGTTATCCAAACAGCAGAAACACCTACAACGGATGCTCAGCGCATTGCTTCCGGTTGATGCTGCTATTAGCTTCTATGGCCTATAGATTTTAGCTAGTTAATAATTGATACATGTGATGTATCTTGTCCACTAACCTCAAAAACTTCCAAGGTTATCTGAAGCTGTAATCGTTTGTGCAGTGGCATAATAATGGCATCAAAATATGTTCTTGCTTCAATGTAATATGGATTAACATGTAGAACTTTAACATTCATATATTAAACAGGCTTATTCTATGTCTCTTTCAGCTTTATATGTATATCTAGTCTCTGCATTTGTTATATCTTTTTGGTTCTGACGAGTTTAAGAGAATCCTGGATGAGAAAAAAACAGGATATAAAGGAATAATTATTTTCATGATACATCAGTAACAGCAGTGTTTTGTAAATTCCCAATTAATCTTGGAAAAAAAATTCACCAATTTATTGATTACATTCCGATTTGACTAAAAACCTCCAATATATCCAAATTCAGATAAATTCCTTGTAAATCCAAAATCTCTACACCATTAGTGACAGTAATATTCCAAAACAATTCCGATTACAATTTCTATAccattatgttgtgtttggttggggtgaatgattccggaagaaatggaatggaaaatgaactattttatgaacaatttttaagaaatttcattctttactccattccattccttacatcatgTGCTAGATATCACGCCTTCAATTTGAAATGGAATGCTTCATTCTCTCTCATCCCCAATTTCTTcccaaatctcatcatagtaattttgcacttcctcaaatattttcaaaactttcttcctatctctattaatttcaagtatttttactcattccattccattccaccaaacacaacattagtgaCAGTAATATTCCAAAGCCCGCCAACTTGACAACTTATTTAGCACATTTAGCACCTAGGGGTCTTAACTCGTCAAGAAAGCCAATACGTGCTATGCAAAAATGCAAGCAATAGTACCCATAAACAAACCGACAATACTTCCGTGAGGATCCTCCATTGAGTTTGGTTATAACATTTACTAGTCTGCAATGAAATTTTGAACATTCAATCTCCTCAGGAGGCACCAAGCACCAACAATATCACACAGTAAACCTTGAACTGAAAAAAAAACATGCAATTTTGCTCCATCGCAAAAATCTGAACTTCAAAAGTCTTGTAGGGTGATTTTATTAAGCATGCATCACAAAATCTGCATTTAACTATCTTTCTCATGGAAAGAACAAGCACACACACTTGGACCTCACATAGCTAAGAAGCTATAAAAAGTTCTGAGTTCTGCATTTTTCATTGCCTATAATTGAAAGGCCTTCTATGTAAAAAAAATCCCCCTTTCCCAATACCTATACGATGAATGTGCTGAATTATAATGAGACTGCCCAAAAATGTGAGACTttcagaaacataaatatttaacaatCCTTCACTCTGAAGAGTTCTGGCCGTTGCTTGATACTTGCTGCGAAGATACTCGTTCTTGACGTTGACTGGGTCGATAGTATCCATTTCCGTTGCCTCGAGGTCTGCTGTGGTCACCATTTTGCCCACCACGGCTAAAGTTACGAACACTGAAGCGTCCCTTTGACGAATCCATGTGATAGCTACCCCTGCTGCTTCTACCTCTCCCTCCTGTTTCAAGATTTTTAAGTTAAATGACACGAAAATCAAACATGTTACTTATCAGAGGCAGCAAGTAAAATTGTTGCATGTAAACAGTTGATTCATGCATTGCCTAAAAGGCAGCAAGTACAGAAAAAGGAAGCCCCATTAGTTGAGCAACAGCAAGCAATTATTT is a window from the Daucus carota subsp. sativus chromosome 8, DH1 v3.0, whole genome shotgun sequence genome containing:
- the LOC108197569 gene encoding uncharacterized protein LOC108197569, coding for MLRTEPSFCIYNSEDGIGDDKDGESRVRNDGLERCVTIGDKIGSGDFSFGKNGMGLIEEDDDDKEQDEENEGLFYGLEKMKIEEIERPVSPPMYLATGFGMDGNGVGGGGGFGVDFNTSCFDQVEDVEEFYKSLVSEDPSNPLFLRNYAQLLQSKGDLVGAEDLYFQATLADPNDSEIMLLYAKLVWELHHDKDRALSYFERAACAAPEDSHVLAAYASFLWEVDDHKDFASTNVIQLEDNIPADIPKSVNQEKPVSTDHIDIPTDEGADIEDYYKKMVEANSSNPLFLKNYAQFLYQSKGDLKGAENYYSRAILASPRDGEIISQYANLLWELYHDHDKALCYYERAVEAAPEDSHILAAYARFLWETDDGDEDSTE